One region of Parambassis ranga chromosome 12, fParRan2.1, whole genome shotgun sequence genomic DNA includes:
- the tnca gene encoding tenascin isoform X3, translating into MSRLEMLEGEVSALRDQCGGEKNCCSAQVTGELGMKPYCNAHGNYSAETCGCICEPGWKGPNCTEPECPGNCQDRGRCVDGKCECFKGFSGDDCSLEVCAVDCGQYGRCVGGICICSDGYFGEDCSQSKCPNSCYGRGRCDDGYCVCDEPWTGFDCTELICPKDCYDRGRCENGTCFCDEGFTGEDCGERTCASNCRGFCVDGQCICTAGYTGDDCSQLTCLNDCNGRGTCFNGMCICDTGYQGEDCSQLACLNNCNNRGQCINGQCSCDVGFQGDDCSELSCPSNCRQRGRCINGQCVCQEGFAGEDCRIRTCPSNCYGRGDCIEGRCVCHAGFTGEDCSELSCPNNCRNRGRCVDGQCICDEGFAGEDCSQKACPNDCLARGHCLDGKCICKEGYSGDDCSVLACPDNCNNRGRCIKGRCVCVSGYEGDSCADLSCINNCQDRGQCVNGQCVCDEGYIGEDCSEVSPAKDLTVGEVTADSVDLSWKNEMLVTEYLISYVPTFPGGLLQEFTVSGDKNAATVKELEPGIEYLINVYAVLSNKRSVPVSARVATDLPQPQGLRFKSVRETSVEVVWDQLDISFDGWEIYFRNTKEENGKVSSTLPSSQNQFLQSGLGPGQEYEVSINIIKNNTRGPKASQTVTTKIDGPRQVEVKDVTDSSALISWTQPVAPMDRVTMFYAPSSDPSDETTVDIFPPDKQYSIDGLKPDTEYTVSLLSKSGELTSDPVSTTFTTGLDPPTRLQAVSQTDSSITLEWTNSQAEVGSYRVKYSLISGASHGEEVFSRGPGDTTQATISGLKPGAEYGIGVTAVKNERESLPATTNAATDLDAPTDFEETESTETSLTVRWQKPQAKIRGYRLVYVSRDGQVEEVEIPSTATTYVLTNLTPGMRYTLTLTAERGHRRSAFVSMSASTASFTFYLADSDDREPTIPSGSEDNVINFVHLDPSEFQFSGAKPEEESGALTVTGVMPDGFDLSWELKARSVYDHFVVEYKDMQRLWDVTQVQLPGDARGSRIQGLKASTEYQINLYGVTSSERSALLEAVAVTAPKPTSPDVLPLSIKDATTTPNSVQENEPNPDSLHPLNTEAPSPAPSDEKSSESSGQDLLGDLSINVTSTSVSLAWSAPGEAFDSFLVELSSAAMQPHVTSLPGSVREAEIEGLSPSTHYNVTLHGLVEGKRSLPLRVFATTAEQSPVVVNLTISDNTWDGFTASWSPIGGEFDSFVIEVTNMENLAQSQNLTLSGAAQSLAISGLNPNTSYVVGLYGMYQGSFLEPVYSEATTVVQPVVGKLFISNLTSESFSILWNGTEGEFDGFILEIIDSDWLMEPKEYNISHNAMSHDVTGLRPSTDYVAYLYGTYKGSRTNAVSIVASTAEEPDLSKLVVSNITSDRFSLSWRAGEKAFDKFIIEVRESALPVQAVGRALSGDVRSTVMAGLKPSTSYNIKLFASSTGQNTQPLFAVATTEDVPQLGPIAASSTSPHNLSLSWNTVSGHFDAFVIRLSDSEQQSDRLEFRLSGQVRNFTISNLMDATGYEIELYGISHGRQTPSVLTHAVTAPLPKVENLTISNITPYGFHVSWEVKNQHQEAPSAPSSGGFSHFNIVVTDSGWLLEPQEFTVPGNQSHLDIWGLITGIGYEVRLTGVSESGLVSRPLTTVAVTEAEPEVEHLFVSDVTADSFRLTWASDEDLFDRFVIKIRDSKRLAHPQEYSARGDERTMVITGLMGGTEYEIELYGVSLDQRSQPITGVAQTGLSTPRGLHFSDVTDSSAIVHWSMPRSPVDNYRITYMPFEGGSPMAVTVDGGVYETLLPNMIPGKTYRVTVSSVKGLEESDPSTDSVTTALDKPQGLTAVNVTDTSALLLWQPSVATVDGYVITYSADPASPVVQHVSGNTVEFEMNSLVPGTHYSAGVHAVKESQKSASAITEFITDVDPPRDLMATNVQTDSATLTWKPPQAAVTGYMLSFSSADDTVRTVMLSPTASSYSMSQLTGSTEYSVRLQAIAGAQRSRLITTLFSTIGQLYRRPRDCAQVLLNGETTSGLYTIYIGGEENQPVQVYCDMSTDGGGWMVFLRRQNGKLEFFRNWKNYTAGFGNLNDEFWLGLSNLHKITSLGHYELRVDMRDNGESAYAQYDKFTIAEPRTRYKVYIGAYSGTAGDSMTYHQGRPFSTYDNDNDIAVTNCALSYKGAFWYKNCHRVNLMGKYGDTSHSKGINWFHWKGHEHSIQFAEMKIRPANFRNFESRKKRS; encoded by the exons ATGAGCCGGCTGGAGATGCTTGAGGGAGAAGTTTCAGCTTTGAGGGATCAGTGCGGTGGTGAAAAAAACTGTTGCAGCGCACAGGTCACAG GTGAGTTGGGGATGAAACCTTACTGCAATGCTCATGGAAACTACAGTGCTGAAACCTGTGGTTGCATCTGTGAGCCTGGCTGGAAAGGACCCAACTGCACCGAGCCCGAGTGCCCCGGTAACTGCCAGGACCGGGGCCGCTGCGTGGATGGAAAATGTGAGTGCTTCAAGGGCTTTTCTGGAGATGACTGCTCACTCGAGGTCTGCGCTGTGGACTGCGGACAGTACGGCCGCTGCGTGGGCGGCATCTGCATCTGCTCTGATGGTTACTTTGGCGAGGATTGCTCCCAGAGCAAGTGCCCAAACAGCTGCTATGGCCGCGGCCGCTGTGATGACGGGTACTGTGTGTGCGATGAACCGTGGACCGGCTTTGACTGCACTGAACTCATCTGCCCCAAAGACTGCTATGACCGCGGACGCTGTGAGAACGGCACCTGCTTCTGTGATGAGGGGTTCACCGGGGAGGACTGCGGAGAACGTACCTGTGCCAGCAACTGCCGCGGTTTCTGTGTGGATGGTCAGTGCATCTGCACTGCTGGCTACACAGGAGACGACTGCTCTCAACTCACCTGCCTCAACGATTGTAACGGCAGAGGCACTTGCTTCAACGGGATGTGCATCTGCGACACAGGATATCAAGGTGAAGACTGCAGCCAGTTAGCATGTCTGAACAACTGCAACAACAGAGGCCAGTGCATCAACGGACAGTGCTCCTGTGACGTCGGCTTCCAGGGAGACGACTGCTCTGAGCTCTCCTGTCCCAGCAACTGTCGGCAAAGGGGGCGTTGCATTAACGGCCAGTGTGTGTGCCAGGAAGGCTTTGCCGGGGAAGACTGCAGAATCCGCACCTGCCCTTCAAACTGCTACGGCCGCGGTGACTGTATTGAGGGGCGTTGTGTCTGCCATGCAGGGTTCACTGGCGAGGACTGCAGTGAACTGAGCTGCCCCAACAACTGTAGAAACCGCGGCCGCTGTGTCGATGGTCAATGCATCTGTGACGAGGGCTTTGCTGGAGAAGACTGCAGTCAAAAAGCTTGTCCAAACGACTGCCTGGCTCGGGGTCACTGTCTCGACGGCAAGTGCATCTGCAAGGAAGGCTACTCCGGAGACGACTGCTCTGTCCTCGCCTGTCCGGATAACTGCAACAACAGGGGGCGCTGCATCAAAGgaaggtgtgtctgtgttagtgGATATGAAGGAGACAGCTGTGCAGATCTGAGCTGCATCAACAATTGCCAGGACAGAGGCCAGTGTGTGAAcggtcagtgtgtctgtgatgaggGATACATTGGAGAGGACTGCTCTGAAG TGTCTCCTGCAAAAGACCTGACAGTTGGGGAGGTCACTGCAGACTCCGTGGACCTGTCCTGGAAAAATGAGATGCTGGTCACAGAGTACCTTATTTCGTATGTGCCCACATTTCCTGGGGGGCTTCTCCAGGAGTTCACCGTGTCTGGAGACAAGAACGCTGCCACTGTGAAAGAGCTTGAACCCGGCATCGAGTACCTGATCAACGTCTACGCCGTTCTAAGCAACAAGAGGAGCGTCCCTGTCAGTGCGAGGGTGGCCACAG ACCTCCCACAGCCACAGGGTCTAAGATTCAAATCAGTGAGGGAGACCTCAGTAGAAGTAGTGTGGGACCAGCTGGACATCTCCTTTGATGGCTGGGAGATCTATTTTCGCAACACG aaagaagaaaatggaaAAGTGTCGAGCACACTTCCATCCTCTCAAAACCAGTTCCTCCAGTCGGGGCTCGGACCCGGACAGGAGTACGAAGTCTCCATCAACATCATCAAAAACAACACCAGAGGACCCAAAGCATCGCAAACAGTCACCACCA AGATTGATGGCCCCCgacaggtggaggtgaaggATGTGACCGACTCCTCGGCTCTGATCAGCTGGACTCAGCCGGTGGCTCCAATGGACAGAGTCACCATGTTTTATGCGCCCAGCTCCGACCCCTCAGATGAAACCACTGTGGACATTTTCCCTCCAGACAAGCAGTACAGCATTGATGGTCTGAAGCCGGACACCGAGTACACAGTGTCGCTTCTATCTAAGAGTGGAGAACTCACCAGTGACCctgtcagcaccacattcaccaCAG gGCTGGACCCCCCCACACGCCTGCAGGCTGTGtcccagacagacagcagcatcactCTGGAGTGGACCAACAGTCAGGCTGAAGTCGGCAGCTATCGGGTGAAATACAGCCTCATCTCTGGAGCGAGTCATGGCGAAGAGGTGTTCTCACGAGGTCCCGGAGACACCACACAAGCTACCATCAGTG GATTGAAGCCGGGAGCAGAGTACGGGATCGGAGTGACAGCTGTGAAGAATGAGAGGGAGAGTCTCCCTGCTACTACAAATGCAGCAACgg ACCTCGACGCTCCCACAGACTTTGAGGAAACTGAGTCCACAGAGACTTCGCTTACAGTGAGGTGGCAGAAACCTCAGGCTAAAATCAGGGGCTACAGGCTGGTGTACGTCTCCAGAGAtggacaggtggaggaggtggagatccCGTCCACGGCGACTACCTATGTGTTAACCAACCTGACTCCTGGGATGAGATACACCCTTACTTTGACCGCAGAGAGGGGACACAGGAGGAGCGCGTTCGTCTCAATGTCTGCATCCACAG CCTCTTTCACATTCTATTTAGCCGACTCAGACGACCGCGAGCCAACCATTCCCTCAGGCTCAGAGGACAATGTCATTAACTTTGTCCATTTAGACCCATCCGAGTTCCAGTTTTCGGGGGCGAAGCCCGAGGAAGAGTCCGGAGCGCTGACGGTCACAGGCGTCATGCCTGATGGATTTGACCTCTCATGGGAACTGAAGGCTCGCAGCGTCTATGATCATTTTGTAGTAGAATATAAAGACATGCAGCGATTATGGGATGTGACACAGGTCCAACTTCCTGGAGATGCCCGTGGCTCTAGAATCCAAGGCCTGAAGGCATCCACAGAGTATCAGATAAACCTTTATGGAGTAACGAGTAGCGAGCGATCTGCGCTACTTGAAGCCGTTGCAGTCACAG CGCCCAAGCCTACCTCTCCAGACGTTCTTCCTCTGAGCATCAAAGATGCCACAACGACCCCAAACTCTGTTCAGGAAAATGAACCAAACCCTGACTCCCTCCATCCTCTAAACACTGAAGCACCTTCCCCTGCACCTTCTGATGAGAAGAGCTCTGAAAGCTCAGGCCAGGACCTGCTGGGGGACCTTTCAATAAATGTTACCTCCACTAGTGTCAGCCTGGCCTGGTCGGCGCCTGGCGAGGCATTCGATAGCTTTCTGGTGGAGTTAAGTTCAGCAGCTATGCAACCTCATGTGACCTCTCTACCAGGAAGTGTGAGGGAGGCTGAAATAGAGGGGCTGTCCCCCTCCACACACTATAATGTTACATTACACGGGCTGGTGGAAGGAAAGCGATCTTTACCTCTCAGAGTTTTTGCCACTACAG CGGAGCAGAGCCCAGTGGTGGTGAACCTCACCATCTCTGACAATACATGGGACGGCTTCACTGCGTCCTGGAGCCCCATTGGTGGGGAGTTTGACAGCTTTGTCATTGAGGTAACAAACATGGAGAATCTCGCCCAGAGCCAGAACCTCACTCTGTCCGGAGCCGCTCAGAGCCTGGCCATCTCAGGCCTGAATCCTAACACCAGCTACGTGGTTGGGCTGTATGGAATGTATCAGGGCTCCTTCCTTGAACCCGTGTACAGTGAAGCCACCACAG TGGTTCAGCCAGTGGTTGGCAAACTGTTTATCTCAAACTTAACGTCAGAGAGCTTTTCAATCCTCTGGAACGGCACTGAAGGAGAGTTTGATGGTTTTATCCTGGAGATTAttgactctgattggctgatggagCCAAAGGAATATAacatatcccacaatgcaatgtCCCATGATGTCACCGGGCTCAGGCCCAGCACTGATTACGTAGCCTACCTCTACGGGACATATAAAGGATCTCGAACAAACGCTGTCAGTATTGTTGCATCAACAG CTGAAGAGCCCGATTTGTCCAAGCTAGTTGTTTCTAACATTACCTCAGACAGATTTTCTCTGTCGTGGCGAGCAGGAGAGAAGGCCTTTGATAAGTTTATAATAGAGGTCAGAGAGTCTGCTTTGCCCGTGCAGGCGGTGGGGCGCGCTCTGTCAGGAGACGTGCGCTCCACAGTAATGGCAGGGCTCAAACCGAGCACCAGCTACAACATAAAGCTGTTCGCCAGCAGCACCGGTCAAAACACGCAGCCTCTGTTCGCTGTAGCTACAACAG aGGACGTCCCACAGTTGGGGCCCATAGCCGCTTCGTCTACGAGTCCACATAACCTCAGCTTGTCCTGGAACACTGTGTCAGGCCACTTTGATGCTTTTGTAATCCGGCTCAGTGACTCTGAGCAGCAGTCTGACAGGCTGGAGTTCAGACTGTCCGGCCAGGTCCGTAACTTTACCATCTCTAACCTGATGGACGCCACAGGCTATGAGATCGAACTGTACGGTATTTCTCACGGGCGCCAAACACCCTCTGTGTTAACCCACGCTGTCACAG ctcCTTTGCCCAAAGTGGAAAACTTGACCATTTCCAACATAACCCCCTACGGCTTCCATGTGTCGTGGGAAGTGAAGAATCAGCACCAGGAGGCGCCGTCAGCCCCCTCTAGTGGCGGCTTCAGCCACTTTAACATAGTGGTGACAGACTCTGGTTGGCTGCTGGAGCCTCAGGAGTTCACTGTGCCAGGGAACCAAAGCCACCTGGACATCTGGGGCCTCATCACCGGCATAGGctatgaggtcaggctgaccgGGGTGTCAGAGTCAGGGCTTGTCTCTCGGCCTCTGACTACAGTGGCTGTGACAG AGGCCGAGCCAGAAGTGGAGCATCTCTTTGTGTCAGACGTCACGGCCGACAGTTTCCGTCTGACGTGGGCGAGCGATGAAGACCTGTTTGACAGATTTGTCATCAAGATTAGAGACAGCAAAAGATTAGCCCACCCTCAGGAGTACAGCGCCCGCGGTGACGAGCGGACCATGGTTATAACCGGGCTCATGGGGGGCACTGAGTATGAAATCGAGCTTTACGGTGTCTCTTTGGATCAACGCTCCCAACCTATTACTGGGGTTGCTCAGACAG GCCTGAGCACTCCCAGAGGACTCCACTTCTCTGATGTGACTGACTCCTCAGCCATAGTTCACTGGTCCATGCCTCGCTCTCCGGTGGATAACTACCGCATCACATACATGCCATTTGAAGGAG GAAGCCCGATGGCTGTGACCGTGGACGGCGGCGTGTACGAGACTTTGTTGCCCAACATGATCCCCGGAAAAACATACCGAGTGACTGTGAGCTCTGTGAAGGGTCTGGAGGAAAGCGACCCGAGCACAGACAGTGTGACCACAG CCTTGGACAAACCTCAGGGTCTGACTGCAGTTAACGTCACCGACACTTCAGCTCTGTTGCTGTGGCAACCGTCTGTAGCTACTGTGGATGGATACGTCATCACCTACAGTGCTGATCCAG CGTCCCCAGTGGTGCAGCACGTTTCAGGGAACACAGTGGAGTTTGAGATGAACTCTTTGGTTCCAGGAACTCACTACTCAGCTGGAGTTCACGCCGTGAAGGAATCTCAGAAGAGCGCCTCTGCTATAACAGAGTTCATCACAG ATGTGGATCCTCCTCGGGATCTGATGGCTACTAACGTTCAGACTGACAGCGCCACTCTGACCTGGAAACCTCCTCAGGCTGCCGTGACCGGCTACATGCTGAGCTTCTCCTCTGCCGATGACACAGTCAGG acagTGATGCTGAGCCCGACAGCATCCTCCTACAGCATGTCTCAGCTGACGGGCTCCACAGAGTACAGCGTCAGACTGCAGGCCATTGCTGGAGCACAGAGGAGTCGGCTCATCACCACCCTCTTCTCCACCA TCGGGCAGCTGTACAGACGCCCCCGGGACTGTGCTCAGGTTTTACTGAATGGAGAGACGACCTCTGGCCTGTACACCATCTATATCGGTGGGGAGGAGAACCAGCCGGTCCAGGTCTACTGTGACATGAGCACAGATGGCGGAGGATGGATG GTTTTCCTCAGACGGCAGAACGGAAAGCTGGAATTCTTCAGGAACTGGAAGAACTATACCGCTGGCTTTGGTAACCTGAACGATGAGTTCTGGCTGG GTCTCTCCAACCTCCATAAAATCACTTCCCTGGGCCATTACGAGCTGCGAGTGGACATGAGGGACAATGGGGAATCAGCCTACGCTCAATATGACAAGTTCACCATCGCAGAGCCAAGAACACGCTACAAAGTCTACATTGGAGCGTACAGTGGAACAGCAG GTGACTCCATGACCTACCACCAGGGTCGACCCTTCTCCACCTACGACAACGATAACGACATTGCTGTGACCAACTGCGCCCTCTCTTACAAAGGCGCCTTCTGGTATAAAAACTGTCACCGTGTGAATCTAATGGGAAAATATGGCGACACCAGTCACAGTAAG GGGATCAACTGGTTCCACTGGAAGGGCCACGAACACTCCATCCAGTTCGCAGAGATGAAAATCCGACCGGCAAACTTCAGAAACTTTGAAAGTCGAAAAAAGCGATCATAG